The genomic window GCTTTCCCTTTACAGCCCACCTTTCTCCTGCTATGATTCCCCATCATTACTATCTGATCAGGACGGTGCATGATACTCAAGGCGGTTGAGCTTTTCGGTTTCAAATCCTTCGGCGAGAAGACGAGAATAGAGTTCCGGGAAGGAGTGACGGCCATCGTTGGCCCAAATGGTTGTGGGAAGAGTAATATCGTGGATGCGATCAAATGGGTGTTGGGCGAACAGAGCACCAAGACCCTTCGTACCTCTTCCATGGAGGAGGTCATCTTCAATGGAACCGAGGACAGAAAACCTCTCAATGTGGCGGAAGTGACGCTCATCCTGAGCAACAACGAGGGGCATCTTCCTCTCGACTTCGATGAGATCGCCATAAGGAGGAGGGTGTATCGCTCGGGGGAGAGCGAGTATGCGATCAACAATGCTCCTGTGCGTCTCAGGGACGTGAAGGAGCTCTTTTTCGATACGGGGATAGGTAAATCCGCGTATTCCATCATGGAGCAGGGGAAGATCGACCAGATCCTCTCCTCACGTCCAGAGGATCGAAGACAGATATTCGAAGAGGCCGCGGGGATCACCAGATACCGCCAGCGGGAAGTCGAAGCGAACCAAAAACTCCTCCGGACGGAAGAGAACATGGTTCATGTGGAATCCGTACTTCGTGAAGTGGAAAAGAGATATCATGCCCTCAAGGCGCAGGCCGAAAAGGTGGAACGGTATCGTGCACTCTCGGAGGAGATCTTCCAAATCGAGATAAAACAGTCTCTTCTCAAGTATCGGCGCATAGAGAAGGCCCTCGTGCGTCACCGGGAGAGGCTCCGGGAGCGACAGGAGGAGAGAAGCAGGCTGAAAGAGCAGATACATCGCTTGAACGATTCGGTGGAGGACAGCCTTGATACCATGGGCTCGTTGGAACACGATCTCGCACGTTATCAAAGGGAACTCTATGGACTCGAGGTGAAGCGGCACAGCCTTTCCTCCCAGATGACCCTCCTCTCTGAACAGATCAGTGAGATCGAAGGAAAGATCTCCACCGACCGGGTGAGGGAGCAACACCTTCGTGATCGTCTCCTCCGTATCGAATCGAGTATTGTGGAGAAAGAGAAGGAATACGAACGCATTCTCGAGGAGCGGCGACATATCCAGAGCCAGATACAGGAATGGGAAGAGAGCATCGCCGTTTCCGAGCGTCAGATCATCGCCTTCGAGCAGGAAATCGCTGATTCTGAAGGCATGATCGCCGAGCTGGAACGGGAACGAGAACACCTCCATGGGGAGCTCGCGAATCTCACGGAAGAGATTGTGAAGGAGCTCGATGAAGGGTTGAAGAGGAGCAATTTCTCCGCAAAGGAACGAGTCACACTCTCGCACGCGCTCCGTGAGTCCCTCGATCACCTCCTTGCCAGGATCCGTCATAGACGGGAGATCCTGCAGGACTTCAAGCGGCTCGGGAATCCCGACCCCCCCTTTGAGGAATGGCTGGAGGAGATGGCCCGGACGGTGGAGCAGGCGAGAGACCTCTATGCCGCGTATCTGGCCACGGAACCTTCATTTCTCGAAGCCTTCACCGCTCCCGAGGGGATCATCACCAAGAAACGGGCTATTGATAATTTACTTGAAGATGTAACAAAAAAAATACAGTCTTCTCGGGAAAGGATAGCTGAGCTCCAGACCCGCATCCGTGAGGTCCGTACCAGAAACGAACAGCGGCGGAAATCCCTCGAGGATCTGCGATTGACGAGTACCAGGATCGCGACTCAGGCGGAAGCCCTCCGTGAGACCGTGAATGCCCTCCTGAGGGACAAGGAGGAGACGCTCTCCTTGATCAACCAGATCCAGAAGGAGGTGGATCTTTCGAACCGACGACTCGATACCGTGAAGGCTTCCCTCCATGCCCTCGAACGGGAGCAGAAGGCCCTCCTCCAGGAGGAGGCTTCCTGTAGAGAAAAGATCGTCGAGATAGAGCGTAACATCAAGGAGAAGAATTTCGCTATCTCTTCTCATGAAAATGAAATAAAACAAAAGATGGGGGAGCTTTCCCGGCTCCAGGAGGATGTGGAACGGCTCCAGGTGGAAGTCGCGCGGTATGAAGAGGAGATCAAGGCACTGGAAACGTATTTCAAAGACCAGCACGGGAGGACTCTGAGGGAATTCCTTCAGATGGAAGTGCAGGAGAATCCAGGGGATCTCGCCCGAGTGTTGGCGGAGAAGAGAGAGGAACGGAGGCGACTGGGTAACGTGAACTTCATGGCTGCGGAGGAATTCAAGGACGTGAAGGACCGCTATGAATTCCTCGTGTCCCAACTCAGCGATCTGAACAAGGCAAAGGAAAACCTCACCACTGTGCTCCAGGAGATCCGCAGGGAATCGAGGGAACTCTTTCTCGCCACGTATGAGAAGATCAAGGTGAACTTTCATCAGGTGTTCCGACGTCTGTTCGGTGGCGGGAGGGCAGAGCTCAAACTGCTTGATCCCTCCGATCCTCTCGAGTCGGGTATCGAAATCTTCGCACAGCCTCCCGGTAAAAAGCTCGAGCACATCGGGTTGCTTTCAGGGGGGGAACGATCGCTCACCGCGGTGGCGTTATTGTTCGCCATCTATATGGTGAAACCATCTCCCTTCTGTATCCTGGATGAGATAGATGCCCCTCTTGATGAGAACAATATCGGAAGGTTCGTGGAGCTCCTCAGGGAGTTCAGCGAGCGTTCCCAGTTCATCGTGATCACCCACAACAAGAAGACCATCACAGGAGCCGACAACCTTCTCGGGGTCACCATGGAAGAGTCCGGGATCTCCAAGATAGTGACCATACGACTTCTGGGGAAGGAAGAGCCCTCATATGCGGAGGATATCGTTTAAAAGTCTCCCTCTCCACGTACTACTCTCACTCCTTGCCGGTGGACTCTTGGGTATAGGTATCGCAGTGTGGGTCTGGAGCGGTATTCCCTCAGGTCCAGACGAGGCACCGGAGTCTCCTTCCTCCGTCTCTTCTTCTCCCATCGCTTCATTCTATAGCGTTGATGATCTCCTGATACCCGATCTCTTCCGGAGGATCACTGAGTTCCGGCTTTTCCCCCTTCGGAATGCAGCGGACGCCTGGACATCCGATGAATTGGAAGAGTGGTGGACGATGGTCGAAGGAAGCGAGGATTATCGGGCACGTGTCCGTCGTGAAATTCGTACGATTCTGGAGCATATCCCATGATGCTGAATCGGTGCTGGAGGACGATCGTCGCCGCTTTCTCCCTCTGCCTGGCCCCTCTCCCAGGTCTTCAGCTCGCCTTCGATCTCCCCTTTGATCTGCTGGCCGATCCGTCGGATGAACCGGAGCAGGGCTGGATGAAGCTCGAAGAACTCCTCCTTCTCGACCCCCTCCCGGATCTCATGGAGGGGGAGGAGAGGAGTGCAGAGCGGATGGCGTCTTCTCCGGAGACCGGTCCTTCTCCGACTCCCATGATCGCTCCCTCCCCGAGCCCTTCGCCAGTCCCCACACCCACACCCACACCCACACCCACACCCACACCCACACCCACACCCACACCCACACCCACACCCACTCCCACTCCCACTCCCACTCCCACTCCCACTCCCACTCCCACTCCCACTCCCACTCCCACTCCCACTCCCACTCCCACTCCCACTCCCACTCCCACTCCCACTCCCACTCCCACCGCCCCCCTCCTCCCCACCACCCTCCAGCCCGACGAAACCGACCACCAGACCATCCCCTACCAGGAGATCATCCCTGTCGTGCTCGAAGGCTCGGGCTGGATATTCGCCGGCGCCCGTGAAGGCGGCACCGTGACCCTCGAGGATCGCCTCTCCACCGGAAGCACCACCATCTTCCAGTTCGCCCTCCCGGCCCCCGGCACCTACACCCTCTTCTTCCAGCAACAGAACCCCTACGACGGCACCATGCGCATCAAAGAACTCATCCTCGAGGTCACCCCACCTTCCACCACCCGCGGCCTCACCACCCCCCGCGCGTCCCCCGGCCCCACCCCCGTCTCCACCCCTGTCCCCCTCTCCACCCCGGCCTCCGCGCTTTCTTCCCCCACCCTCAGGGAGGCCCTCGACCTCATCGACCAAGGCGCCTACGACCAGGCCCTCGGCGTCCTTCAGACCCTCCTCTCCGCCTCTCCCGACGACACCCTCCCCATACGCGCCCAGCTCTTCCGCCTCGGGACCCTCACCCGCACCCCCGACCTCATCGCCCGCCACGTCGAAGCCGCCTCCCTCCTTTCCCCCGCCGTCCTCCTCGACGCCCTCACCATCCTCCTCGACACCCACACCTATCCCCCCATCCCCTCCATCCTCGAGACCCTCCTCCAGGCCCCCCTCACCCCGGCCCAGCACGAAGACCTCCTCTACTACCGCGCCCGCTACTACGAGGAAGCCCCTCCCCACCGGATCGAAGACGCCTATGACCTCTATCGTCGCATCCTCGAGACCTATCCCCTTACCCAGAGGAGAAAAGAGATACTCTCCCGCATGCGCTATCTCGAACGACATTATCTCTATGTGAGATAAACAGTTTGCTTGACTTTTCCCCGGGATTTCGTTATACATAGAGCTTGTCTTTGGCAGAAGGGGAGATCCATGTTTGATCGCATAAGCGCAACCTTTCAGGACATCGTCCGTACCATCACCGGCAAGGCCACCATCAGCCCGAAGAACATCGAGGAAGCGGTGGAACAGATAAAGTACGCCCTCCTCGAAGCCGACGTCCACGTCCGCGTCGTACGACGATTCGTCAACCAGACCATCCAGGAAGCCACCGGAGAACGCGTCCTCAAGTCCGTCACCCCGGGCCAGCAGTTCGTGAAGATCCTCTACGACAAGCTCGTCTCCTTCCTCGGTGACGAACGACAGGATCTCGCACTCAAAGGCCCCGACACCCTGAGCATCATCCTCCTCGCAGGCCTCCAAGGATCGGGAAAGACCACCACGGCGGCGAAACTCGCGCTCCATCTCAAGAAGAAGGGGAGGCGGCCCCTCCTGGTGGCAGCCGACCTCGCCAGGCCGGCCGCCATAGACCAGCTCGAGACCCTGGGCGCCACCATCGACGTACCCGTCTATACCGACCGGTCCCTGAAGGACCCGCGCACGCTCGTGAAGCGCGCCCTCTCGCACGCGAAGCGGCAGGCCGTCGACACCCTCATCGTGGACACCGCGGGTCGTCATCAGGTCGACCGGGAGCTCATGGATGAGCTCTCCCGCCTCGTCCGTGACCTCTCCCCCGACGAGACCCTCCTCGTGGCCGACGCCATGACCGGACAGACGGCCGTGGACGTGGCCAAGGCCTTCAACGAGGCCGTGGGCATCACCGGTGTGGTGCTCACCAAGTTCGACTCCGACACCAGGGGCGGCGCCGCCCTCTCCATACGAACCATCACCGGCGCGCCCATCAAGTTCATAGGCGTCGGCGAGAAGGTCGACGACCTCGAACCCTTCTATCCCGACCGCATCGCCTCCCGTATCCTGGGCATGGGCGACGTGGTCACCCTCGTGGAGAAGGCTCGGGAACTCACCGAGGCGGAGGAGGCCGAAAAGCTCCAGGAGAAGATCAAGAAGGCCACCTTCACGCTCGAGGACTATCTTGAACAATTCCAGAAAATCAAGAAAATGGGGAGTCTACAGAAGCTCGCCGAACTCGTCCCCGGGATGCAGGCAGCCCTCGGGGGACAGGAGATCGACGAGAAGGCCGTACGGAGGGAGGAAGCCATCATCCTGTCCATGACGCCTGCGGAACGACGCAACCCCAAGATCATAGGCCCCTCCCGTAAGAAGCGTATTGCCCGAGGGAGCGGCACCTCGGTCTACGAGGTCAACCGCCTCTTGAAAAATTTTGAAAAAACGCGTCTTATGATGAAGAAGATGCTGAAACAGAAAGGAATGCAGCAGTCCATGCCAACGTCGTGGATGAACTAGCACAGGAGGAGGATAGAGGTGGTCAAGATCAGACTCAAGCGATTCGGTACCAAGAAGCGGCCGTACTACCGGATTGTGGTCGCCGAATCTCGGAACCCGCGCGATGGACGGGTACTCGATGAGGTGGGACTCTATCACCCCATCGAAAAGGACCCGGAGAAACAGATCGTGGTGAAAGAAGAGCAGGTCCGGGAGTGGCTGAAGAGGGGTGCGCAGCCGAGCGAAACGGTGAAGCGCCTTCTCAACAAAAAGAACATCACCGTGAAATGAGAGGTGGATAATGGAAAAGGAACTCGTCGCCTACATCGCGAAGGCCCTGGTCGATAATCCGGACAGCGTCGAGGTGAACCTCATCGAAGGCGAGAAGTCCACCATCCTCGAACTCAGGGTGGATCCCAACGACGTGGGGAAGGTGATCGGCAAACACGGCCGCATCGCCAAGGCGATCCGTACCATACTGGGCGCGGCTGCCACCAAGACGGGCAAGCGGGTGATCCTCGAGATCCTCGACTGAGTCGATGAAGGATCGGCTTGCCATAGGGTACATCCGGTCCGCCCATGGCACCAACGGTGCCCTCAGAGTACACAGCTTTTCGGGGGAGAGTGAGCACTT from Spirochaeta thermophila DSM 6192 includes these protein-coding regions:
- a CDS encoding chromosome segregation SMC family protein; this encodes MILKAVELFGFKSFGEKTRIEFREGVTAIVGPNGCGKSNIVDAIKWVLGEQSTKTLRTSSMEEVIFNGTEDRKPLNVAEVTLILSNNEGHLPLDFDEIAIRRRVYRSGESEYAINNAPVRLRDVKELFFDTGIGKSAYSIMEQGKIDQILSSRPEDRRQIFEEAAGITRYRQREVEANQKLLRTEENMVHVESVLREVEKRYHALKAQAEKVERYRALSEEIFQIEIKQSLLKYRRIEKALVRHRERLRERQEERSRLKEQIHRLNDSVEDSLDTMGSLEHDLARYQRELYGLEVKRHSLSSQMTLLSEQISEIEGKISTDRVREQHLRDRLLRIESSIVEKEKEYERILEERRHIQSQIQEWEESIAVSERQIIAFEQEIADSEGMIAELEREREHLHGELANLTEEIVKELDEGLKRSNFSAKERVTLSHALRESLDHLLARIRHRREILQDFKRLGNPDPPFEEWLEEMARTVEQARDLYAAYLATEPSFLEAFTAPEGIITKKRAIDNLLEDVTKKIQSSRERIAELQTRIREVRTRNEQRRKSLEDLRLTSTRIATQAEALRETVNALLRDKEETLSLINQIQKEVDLSNRRLDTVKASLHALEREQKALLQEEASCREKIVEIERNIKEKNFAISSHENEIKQKMGELSRLQEDVERLQVEVARYEEEIKALETYFKDQHGRTLREFLQMEVQENPGDLARVLAEKREERRRLGNVNFMAAEEFKDVKDRYEFLVSQLSDLNKAKENLTTVLQEIRRESRELFLATYEKIKVNFHQVFRRLFGGGRAELKLLDPSDPLESGIEIFAQPPGKKLEHIGLLSGGERSLTAVALLFAIYMVKPSPFCILDEIDAPLDENNIGRFVELLREFSERSQFIVITHNKKTITGADNLLGVTMEESGISKIVTIRLLGKEEPSYAEDIV
- the rpsP gene encoding 30S ribosomal protein S16, giving the protein MVKIRLKRFGTKKRPYYRIVVAESRNPRDGRVLDEVGLYHPIEKDPEKQIVVKEEQVREWLKRGAQPSETVKRLLNKKNITVK
- a CDS encoding KH domain-containing protein; amino-acid sequence: MEKELVAYIAKALVDNPDSVEVNLIEGEKSTILELRVDPNDVGKVIGKHGRIAKAIRTILGAAATKTGKRVILEILD
- the ffh gene encoding signal recognition particle protein; amino-acid sequence: MFDRISATFQDIVRTITGKATISPKNIEEAVEQIKYALLEADVHVRVVRRFVNQTIQEATGERVLKSVTPGQQFVKILYDKLVSFLGDERQDLALKGPDTLSIILLAGLQGSGKTTTAAKLALHLKKKGRRPLLVAADLARPAAIDQLETLGATIDVPVYTDRSLKDPRTLVKRALSHAKRQAVDTLIVDTAGRHQVDRELMDELSRLVRDLSPDETLLVADAMTGQTAVDVAKAFNEAVGITGVVLTKFDSDTRGGAALSIRTITGAPIKFIGVGEKVDDLEPFYPDRIASRILGMGDVVTLVEKARELTEAEEAEKLQEKIKKATFTLEDYLEQFQKIKKMGSLQKLAELVPGMQAALGGQEIDEKAVRREEAIILSMTPAERRNPKIIGPSRKKRIARGSGTSVYEVNRLLKNFEKTRLMMKKMLKQKGMQQSMPTSWMN